Part of the Chloroflexota bacterium genome is shown below.
CGTTGTTGCCGCCACCGCCAAACCCATGCCTGGCAAAAACGAAATGCTTTCAATTGTGATAATCGTATTGTGAGCGGCATAGGCCGCCGTGCCAATATCGTTGATCAAATGGATAAAAATCAACAACGCTGCTTGAAAAATAAATTGTTCAGCGCCATATGGCAGGCCTTGGCGTAAAATCCGCCAAATTAAGTTGCCATTTGGGCGCGGCAATTGATCAAGTTTCAAGCCGGAGCGTCCGCGAATCAGCGTGGCTAGTATCATTAATCCGCCGATGCCCTGACCACTCATCGCGGCAAAAGCTGCCCCATTAATCCCCATTGCTGGAAAACCGAGATAGCCATTGACCAACAACAATGATAAACCAGCATTAATCCCGTTGACCACCAACATTACCTTGAGCGGTGTACGAGTATCGCCGGAGCCGCGCAAGGCTGCATTACCGACGTAGAGCATGGCCATCAACGGCATGGATAAGGCTGAAATTCGCAAATAGCCAGCGCCGTATTGGCGAACTTGGGCGTTTGCGCCGAGTAAATCCATGAGTTGCGGTGCAAATGTATACGCCAAGAACAGGCTGAGCAAGCCCATCGCTAAGCCAATTAGCAAGGCTTGGCGCAGCGTTTGGTTGGCTTGTTCATGTTCGCCAGCCCCAACAAACCGCGCAATGACCACGGTGCTACCGAGAGCTACTGCCATAAAAAAGGTGATTAATGTCCATGTGACTTGGCTTGCAATACCAGTCGCCGCCAAAGCGATTTGGCGATCGTAGCCATTGGCGGCGGCTACAGCTAAGCTCAAGTGTCCCACCACATAGGTATCAACCAGCCCAACCATCAAACTTAATAATTGCTCGCCGACTGCTGGCAAGCCCAACTTTAATACAGCGCTACGTTGGCTACTGCGCCCACGGGCTGCGCCTAATGGAATTGCCATGATGTGTCCGTTACCTCATGCAATATGTCGATATATGCATAATAGCAGAAGTCATACAAAGTATGAAGGACGAGGGATGAAGGATGAAGAACATAGAACAATGAAGATCGAGTAGCTATTGGTTTGTGAATAATAGATTTTTTGCAATTACCAAGGGTGTTCCGATAGCCAATAGCCAATAGCCAATATGATTCTCTATGCCTCTGTTTACAAATTCGATCGATAAAATTTTTCATCCCTCATATTTCATCCCTCATACTTTCCTCCGTGGCACACTTTCTGCATTTACTCCAATTCAGAACGACAGACTGAACATTGCAAACAGAAAAATGCTGGCACACTTTCTGCATAAGCAGAACAGTAGAAACGATACGTAGATTGAACAATGCATAAACAATCTACAACTACTGAAAAAAGAATGCTGGCACACTTTCTGCATAAGCAATCACAGTAGTCAACACAAGCACTTATTGAAATTATCACACGGAGGAATCAACAATGTTATCACTTATCGCATGGCTTATCTTTGGCGCATTGATCGGTTGGGTTGCTAGCAAAATTATGAATACCGATGCCCAACAAGGTGCAGTATTGAATATTGTGGTCGGGATCATCGGGGCATTCATTGGCGGTTTTTTGATCAATCGCGACGTGACCGGTAATGTATTCAATCTAATGAGCGTCTTGACTGCGTTGATTGGTGCAGTTGTGCTGCTTGGGATTGTAAACCTCTTCCAACGTGGCCGCGTTCGCTAATTTTTGGCTAAATAATCCAAGCACTGATTACTAAAATAATTATTTGGAGGAATTAACAATGCTTTCACTTATTGCATGGCTTATCTTCGGCGCATTGATCGGTTGGGTTGCTAGCAAAATTATGAACACTGATGCTCAGCAAGGCGCAGTATTAAATATTGTAGTCGGGATCATCGGAGCGTTTATTGGTGGTTTTTTGATCAATCGCGACGTGACCGGTAATGTATTCAATTTGATGAGCGTCTTGACCGCGCTGATTGGTGCCGTCGTATTGCTTGGGATTGTCAACCTCTTCCAACGTGGGCGCGTGCGCTAAGCCGTCATCCTACCCTGATCTGACGAATCGCGAATGCTACAATGCTGTAGCATTCGCGATTTTCGTTTAACCTCAGTTAAATCGCAACGCTGTAAAAGCCAAAGTAGCCCAATTAACACCAAGTTATGGCGGCAGAGGCGGCGCTTTCTGCTATAATCGCTGCTGTTGACACTGATCAAAACGATTAACAACCAGTCAAAGGATCATAAATGACCAGCGAACGTCCAAGTATTTCGGTCTTCTTCCCTGCCTATAATGATGCTGGCACCATTGGTAGCTTGGTGATTACAGCATTTCACGTTTTACCCGAACTCACCGATGATTATGAAGTGATCGTGGTTAACGATGGTAGCAGCGATTATACCGCGCAAGTGCTTGATGATTTAGCCACCAAATATCCACGTTTCCGCCCAATTCACCACCCCAAAAACCGCGGTTATGGCGGAGCATTACGCACAGGCTTTGCCTCGGCAACCAAAGATCTGGTGTTTTATACTGATGGCGATGCCCAATACGACCCCAACGAGTTGCGCGATTTGTATCAAGTGCTGACCCCTGAGGTTGATATTGTCAACGGCTATAAGATTGCCCGTTCTGATCCATTGCATCGTAAAATTATTGGCCGCGTGTATCACCATGGAGTCAAATTTTTATTTGGCTTTAAATTGCGTGATGTTGATTGTGATTTTCGGCTGATTCGCCGCAAAGTATTCGATGTAGTCAATCTTGAATCCGATAGCGGTACAATCTGCTTAGAATTGGTCAAAAAATTACAAGATGCTGGGTTTAATTTTGCTGAAGTGCCAGTGCATCACTATCATCGCACCTATGGCAAATCGCAGTTTTTCAATTTCCCCCGTTTGTGGCGCACGCTGATTCAGTTGTTGCAGCTTTGGTGGAAGTTGGTCATCCTTGGCAAACATCTTAAAGAACAAGCTGCTCGCCAACGTGCTCTTGGGCGCGACGCGGGCTAACGGCTATTTATGGAGGTTGTGTGCTAGAGCAGGCATTTCGTGGTAAGCGTTGTTTGATTACTGGCGGTTTGGGCTTTATTGGCTCGAATCTCGCATTTCGTTTGGTCGAATTAGGCGCTGAAGTTGTGATCGTTGATTCATTGGTTGCTGAATATGGCGGCAATATGGCCAATGTCCATGGCTTGGCTGAACAAGTTCGGATTAACATTGCCGATGTCCGCGATCAGCATTCGTTGCAATATTTGGTACAAGGCCAGGATTATCTGTTTAATCTCGCTGGTCAGGTTAGCCATATTGATTCAATGGAGAATCCCTTCAACGACTTGGATATTAATTGTCGGGCGCAGCTTTCAATTTTAGAGGCTTGTCGCCACAATAATCCAGCGATTAAAATTGTTTTTGCGAGCACCCGCCAAATCTATGGCCGCCCCGATTACGTGCCTGTTGATGAGCAGCATTTGTTGCACCCAACCGATGTTAATGGCATCAACAAGATGGCGGGCGAGTGGTATCACATTCTTTATAATAATGTCTATGGGATTCGGGCTTGTGCTTTGCGCATGACCAACACCTATGGGCCACGTATGTTGGTCCGCCACGCTCGCCAAACTGCCTTGGGTTGGTTTGTGCGCCAGGCACTTGATAATGAAGTGATTAGCATTTATGGCGATGGCGAACAACAGCGTGATTATACCTATGTTGATGATGCAGTTGAAGCTTTTCTGTTAGCAGCCATGAATCCGGCTGCCGATGGTCAGGTGTTTAATCTCGGCGGCCCTGAGCCAATTAGCCATTTGCAATTGATTTCGACCTTGACGGAAGTTGCAGGAACTGGCTCATATCGTTTGGTGCCGTTTCCCCCTGAAAAAGCCCGCATCGACATTGGCAGCGTCTATAGCGACTATCGCCGGATTCAAGCAGTGTTGGGTTGGCAGCCAACCACGAGTTTGCGCCAAGGTCTCGAGTATACCGTAAACTTTTACCGCGAATTCCGCGAATCCTATTGGTAGTTTGTAGATGTCCTCACCCCCTAGCCCCCTCTCCCGCCCAGCGAGCGAGGGGGAAATTGCTTAGTTTGGTTGTGCAATGGCAATAATCCCAGGAGCCTCAATCGATCACCAATTACGTGTCGCCATGCTTTGTCGGGCAGTTTTTCCGTTGCATGGCTTTGGCGGCATCGAGCGCCATGTCTTTCATTTGGTGACCCATCTCAGCGATTTGGGGGTTAAGCTCGATCTTTGGACTCAAACGATTCCCCATGATGCGCCAACTGCTGGCGAGGCCTATGCTCGTTTGTGTCAAAACCCGTTGATTGAACTGCATGAAACCCGTTATGATCGTACTAGCCCATGGTTGCGACCAAATAGCATTATCGGGCGACAGTTTAATTATCCGATTTTTACTTGGCAACAAGCTAGTGCTGTAGCCCAAACTGCCCAGCAAAGCCAGATTGATATTGTGCATACCCAAGGTTTGTGTGCGTTGGGCTGGGGATTGGTGCGTCAACAGCAGCCCAGTTTGCGCCGAATTCCTCAATTGGCCAATCCCCATGGCATGGAAGAATATAAGAATGTTGATTGGCGCAAACAGCTTGCTTATGCCCCGTTTCGCGCCCAATATTCGTGGAGCCACCGCCAAGCTGATTGTGCAATTGCCACCGATGCCTGTACCGCCGACGATCTACCAAATTTGTTGGGCGTTGATTCGGCGCGGGTTGCGGTGTTGCCCTCGGCGATTGATGTGGCCGAGTCCCTGGGCCAGGTTAATGGGCAAATTGGTAATGAGTTGGTGCAGCGCTTGCAGCTCGCCGACCACGATGTGGTTTTTTTGACTGTCAGCCGTTTGGAGCGCAACAAGGGCTATCATCTGCTCTTGGCGGCCTTGGCCGAATTGCGTGATCTGCTGCCTGCAAGCTGGCGTTTGTTGATGGTTGGCACTGGCAAAGAGCAAGCAGCGCTTGAACAGCAAGCCCAAAGCCTAGGCTTAGCGCAACATGTCAGCCTGCTTGGTCGTCTGAGTGATCGTGAATTGCATTCACTGTATGAACATGTTGATTTGTTCGTTCATCCAACCTTGTATGAAGGTTCGTCGTTGGTCACACTCGAAGCCATGATTCATCACTTGCCAGTGGTGGCAACTGCGACTGGTGGGATTCCTGATAAAGTTATCAGCGGCCATAATGGCTTGCTTGTGCCAGCCAACAATCAGCGGGCCTTGGCCAATGCGCTGCGGTTAGCCCTCGATTTGCGCGAATATTGGCCGCAATGGGGTGCTGCTGGCGCAGCGATTGTGCGGCGCAGCTTCGATTGGCCAGTTGTGGCGCGACAAACCCTCGCCACCTACCGCGAACTATTGCAATCTCGCTCTTTGCGTGGAGGATTCCAATGAGTTTTCGTAATACTCAGCCATCGTCATCTCAGTCTGCTCCATCATCGCCGCCAACCACTCCCGCCCCAACTATGCAATTACCTGAACTGCTGCAAGCCTCGATTGCCTTGGCTGGCAAGCCCAGTGAGCCGCCCTTTGGCCTGGTTCGCGGGCGTGGCTCGCTCAAAAATAGTTTAATTTATACGGCAGTTGGCGCATTTGTCAGTGGTTTATTATTGTTGCTGATCGCGATGTTAGTGAATCATTCGACGGGCAAGCAGGCTTCCCAATTGCTGTTGGTCAATGTGGTTGGGCATACGGCGGGCTTTGTGGCGTTAATTTCGTTTATTGCCCAACGTCAGCGTTTGAGTTTTCGCCAACGTGATGAGTTTGCGACGGCCTTAGCCATGGCTTGGCCGCCAATCATGCTGGTTGTAGGCGGGCTTTTTTCGTTGATTGGTGGATTTCTGTCGTTTGTTGGTTTGGTGATGGGTTTGGCGCTCAGTTTACTCTTTATGGCAGCTTGTTTGAAAGGGCTGCGAGTGCTTTTCTCCAAGCCCTATGAAGAAACCTTTATCAGTGTCGCCTATGGCTTGTTGTTCTATAATTTAATTTTGAATTTTGTGGGATATGTGGTTGGGCAACTCTTCATTTGACATAACCGACGATTTGGATCGTTTGCTGCACTTCGAGTATGTGCCACAACGCATTGTTTCGTTGGTGCCAAGTTTGACTGAGTATTTATTTTGGTTGGGCTTGGCCGAGCAGGTTGTGGGCATCACCGATTATTGCATTGTGCCCGCTGAACAAGTGGCGGCAGTGCCCAAAGTGCGCGGAACCAAAAATCCCAATCGCGAGCAGATTATTGGGCTGGCCCCAGATTTGATTATCGCCAATAAGGAAGAAAATCGCCAGCGTGATATTGCAGCGCTCGAAGCGGCAGGCCTAACGATTTATGTGAGCGATATCGAAAGCGTACAGCAAGCAATGCTTAGCTTGTCCAAATTGGCGGGCATGGTTGGGCGAACTGAACAAGCTGATTCGTTGATTGCGGCAATTCAGGCTGAACTTGTGCTAAAACCAACCACCCAACAACGGGTAGCCACGGCAATTTGGCGCGACCCTTGGATGTGGGTTGGCCAAGCGACCTATGCCGCCGATTTATTGGCATGCTGTGGGGCTAGCAATTGTTTGGCTGATCCAGCGGGGCGCTATCCACATTTGGGGTTGGCAGAGATTGCGGCCTTGCAACCAGATCGGATTTTACTGCCCAACGAACCCTATGCATTTAGCCAAGCCGATGCTGATGAATTGCAAGGCTTGGCTGCGCGAATTGATTGCTGCGATGGCCAATTATTGACCTGGTATGGCCCGCGCATTCCCCTCGCCCTGCAAACCTATCGGCGTTTGTTGCAGGCTGAGTAAACTTTAGTTGACGTTCGTCGCTTGCCGCGCTTTGGTTGTGGCAACTGCCTCGCGATATTCCTGACCCCAATCACGCATCAAAAACAAAATTGGCCGCAAACTTTCACCAAAATCAGTCAGCGCATATTCGACCCGTGGTGGCACTTCGGGGTAGACCGTCCGCGTAATTACGCCATCGGCCTCAAGTTCACGCAATTGTAGGGTTAACATACGCTGAGTAATTGATGGCAAGAAGCGCTGCAATTGGCTAAATCGTTTCTTGCCATCGCAGAGATGGAACAAAATCACACACTTCCACTTACCGCCAATGACCGCAATTGTCGCCTCAACCGGGCATGAATAGCTGAATCCATAATCGTGACACATACGATTTAGCCCTTTGCAATCCAATAGTATCAAAATTGTTAGTACCCAACAAAATTGTGCGTTCTTGTCAAAATCATAGCACGCTTTATACTAAGTGCAAGCAATATTTGTATAGATGGAAGGATATCTGGATATGACGACAATGAAGGCAATTCAAATTAATCGGTATGGCGGCGTTGACGAATTAGTGCAGGCAGAAATTGCGCGGCCTGAGCCTACCGCCGATCAAGTGTTAATTAAAGTTCATGCTATCGGCATCAATCCGGTTGATTATAAAGTGCGCTCAGGCATGATCGCCTTTTTCGAAGAGCAAGCGTTTCCGGTGGCGCTTGGCTGGGATGTGGCGGGCACAATTGCTGCGGTTGGTTCGAATGTTAGCCAATGGAAGCTTGGCGATGAAGTCTATGGTATGGTCAATTTTCCCACTCCTAGCGGTGCCTATGCTGAATATGTGGTAGCTCCAGCGCTTGAAGTTGCTGCCAAACCGCAAAGTCTGAGCTTTGAAGAAGCCGCAGCCGTGCCGTTGGTGGCCTTGACTGCTTGGCAAGCATTCGATCTGGTTGGGTTGCAGGCTGGCGATCGCGTGCTGGTGCATGCAGCGGCTGGCGGCGTTGGCCATGTGGCGGTGCAATTGGCCAAATTACGCGGCGCTCATGTGATTGCTACGGCTTCGGCTCGGAATGAAGGCTTTGTGCGTGAACTGGGTGTTGATCAATTTGTCGATTACACTGCTGCGCCGTTTGAGCAACAAATTGAACCAGTTGATGTAGTGTTTGATACAGTTGGTGGCGAAGTTCAAGCACGTTCGTATGCAGTGTTAAAGCCCCAAGCTGGCTTGGTAACGATTGTTGGTGCGCCGCCCGCCGATTTGGCCGCAGCCCACGCTGGCAAAAGCCTGAACCATTTGGTGCATGCTGATCAAGCCCAATTAACCGAGATTGCCAAATTGATCGATAGCCAAAAATTGCGGGTTGAAGTTGAGCACGTCTACGATTTTACGGCCATGGCAGCGGCCCACGAACGCATCCAAAGTAGTCGGGTGCGCGGCAAGATTGTGGTAAAAGTCGGCTAATCAAGCATTTGTATTGGCAGATAGTCCTAGTTGCTATCTGCCAGTGCTGCCAAGCTACCTAGTACTAACTTCCCATTTCCATGTTGCAGATTGTTAAGTGTTTTCTTATACTTAGGGCTATCTGCACTAATTATTTGGGAGGTCGATCGACAATGGCAACACGCTTTAGAGCCTCGCTATTAGGGATACTCTTGTTGGTTGGAATCGGTTTACAAGGCTGGGTTCGCCCGCAAGCACCTAATGCGCCAACGGTTTTGAATGAAAATTTCGATTCATTCTCCGATGCCTTGGCGGATGGGTGGTTCGTG
Proteins encoded:
- a CDS encoding GlsB/YeaQ/YmgE family stress response membrane protein; translated protein: MLSLIAWLIFGALIGWVASKIMNTDAQQGAVLNIVVGIIGAFIGGFLINRDVTGNVFNLMSVLTALIGAVVLLGIVNLFQRGRVR
- a CDS encoding MATE family efflux transporter → MAIPLGAARGRSSQRSAVLKLGLPAVGEQLLSLMVGLVDTYVVGHLSLAVAAANGYDRQIALAATGIASQVTWTLITFFMAVALGSTVVIARFVGAGEHEQANQTLRQALLIGLAMGLLSLFLAYTFAPQLMDLLGANAQVRQYGAGYLRISALSMPLMAMLYVGNAALRGSGDTRTPLKVMLVVNGINAGLSLLLVNGYLGFPAMGINGAAFAAMSGQGIGGLMILATLIRGRSGLKLDQLPRPNGNLIWRILRQGLPYGAEQFIFQAALLIFIHLINDIGTAAYAAHNTIITIESISFLPGMGLAVAATTLVGQHMGANQPQQASESGFEAFRLGAIFMGAIGLLFVIAPEVFLRFFVADEEVVRLAALPLRMVGFAQPALAANFIFSGSLRGGGEPKWPLISKMLSVWCVRLPLAWLLVRQFELGLNGIWLAMCTDFAVQGTLAWWRFRQGKWQSAKV
- a CDS encoding glycosyltransferase family 2 protein; this encodes MTSERPSISVFFPAYNDAGTIGSLVITAFHVLPELTDDYEVIVVNDGSSDYTAQVLDDLATKYPRFRPIHHPKNRGYGGALRTGFASATKDLVFYTDGDAQYDPNELRDLYQVLTPEVDIVNGYKIARSDPLHRKIIGRVYHHGVKFLFGFKLRDVDCDFRLIRRKVFDVVNLESDSGTICLELVKKLQDAGFNFAEVPVHHYHRTYGKSQFFNFPRLWRTLIQLLQLWWKLVILGKHLKEQAARQRALGRDAG
- a CDS encoding glycosyltransferase family 4 protein, with protein sequence MAIIPGASIDHQLRVAMLCRAVFPLHGFGGIERHVFHLVTHLSDLGVKLDLWTQTIPHDAPTAGEAYARLCQNPLIELHETRYDRTSPWLRPNSIIGRQFNYPIFTWQQASAVAQTAQQSQIDIVHTQGLCALGWGLVRQQQPSLRRIPQLANPHGMEEYKNVDWRKQLAYAPFRAQYSWSHRQADCAIATDACTADDLPNLLGVDSARVAVLPSAIDVAESLGQVNGQIGNELVQRLQLADHDVVFLTVSRLERNKGYHLLLAALAELRDLLPASWRLLMVGTGKEQAALEQQAQSLGLAQHVSLLGRLSDRELHSLYEHVDLFVHPTLYEGSSLVTLEAMIHHLPVVATATGGIPDKVISGHNGLLVPANNQRALANALRLALDLREYWPQWGAAGAAIVRRSFDWPVVARQTLATYRELLQSRSLRGGFQ
- a CDS encoding GDP-mannose 4,6-dehydratase encodes the protein MLEQAFRGKRCLITGGLGFIGSNLAFRLVELGAEVVIVDSLVAEYGGNMANVHGLAEQVRINIADVRDQHSLQYLVQGQDYLFNLAGQVSHIDSMENPFNDLDINCRAQLSILEACRHNNPAIKIVFASTRQIYGRPDYVPVDEQHLLHPTDVNGINKMAGEWYHILYNNVYGIRACALRMTNTYGPRMLVRHARQTALGWFVRQALDNEVISIYGDGEQQRDYTYVDDAVEAFLLAAMNPAADGQVFNLGGPEPISHLQLISTLTEVAGTGSYRLVPFPPEKARIDIGSVYSDYRRIQAVLGWQPTTSLRQGLEYTVNFYREFRESYW
- a CDS encoding helical backbone metal receptor, encoding MGNSSFDITDDLDRLLHFEYVPQRIVSLVPSLTEYLFWLGLAEQVVGITDYCIVPAEQVAAVPKVRGTKNPNREQIIGLAPDLIIANKEENRQRDIAALEAAGLTIYVSDIESVQQAMLSLSKLAGMVGRTEQADSLIAAIQAELVLKPTTQQRVATAIWRDPWMWVGQATYAADLLACCGASNCLADPAGRYPHLGLAEIAALQPDRILLPNEPYAFSQADADELQGLAARIDCCDGQLLTWYGPRIPLALQTYRRLLQAE
- a CDS encoding GlsB/YeaQ/YmgE family stress response membrane protein is translated as MLSLIAWLIFGALIGWVASKIMNTDAQQGAVLNIVVGIIGAFIGGFLINRDVTGNVFNLMSVLTALIGAVVLLGIVNLFQRGRVR
- a CDS encoding helix-turn-helix transcriptional regulator — its product is MCHDYGFSYSCPVEATIAVIGGKWKCVILFHLCDGKKRFSQLQRFLPSITQRMLTLQLRELEADGVITRTVYPEVPPRVEYALTDFGESLRPILFLMRDWGQEYREAVATTKARQATNVN
- a CDS encoding NADP-dependent oxidoreductase produces the protein MTTMKAIQINRYGGVDELVQAEIARPEPTADQVLIKVHAIGINPVDYKVRSGMIAFFEEQAFPVALGWDVAGTIAAVGSNVSQWKLGDEVYGMVNFPTPSGAYAEYVVAPALEVAAKPQSLSFEEAAAVPLVALTAWQAFDLVGLQAGDRVLVHAAAGGVGHVAVQLAKLRGAHVIATASARNEGFVRELGVDQFVDYTAAPFEQQIEPVDVVFDTVGGEVQARSYAVLKPQAGLVTIVGAPPADLAAAHAGKSLNHLVHADQAQLTEIAKLIDSQKLRVEVEHVYDFTAMAAAHERIQSSRVRGKIVVKVG